The nucleotide window CCGGGCCAGCGGCGCGTCTACGGGCCCACCTGTGCGACCGCTTCCTGGCGGAGGGCTGGGAGGTGGAGGCGGTGGGCAGCCTCCTCACGGGCGACCTTGTCCGGGAGGTGGTCGGAGTGCGGGTCGCGGTGGTGTACGGTCCGCTGCCGCAAGACGCCCCGCGCCGCCGCTGCCCGGACATCTCCCGCGCGCGAACGCTGGTGGGGTGGGAGCCACACGTCCCGCTGATCGAGGGGCTCCGGCGCCCGGTGGAGCGAAGTACTTCCGCTGGCCTGGATCACCGTAGCGCCGCGGAGTGCGCCTGTTGCGAACGTATGTGTGGTAACATGGTTGAAATGTGGCAGGTAGGTCTGCGACAGAGGTGGAGGCGGGCATGGCACAGGGGACGCTGGAGGAGCGGGTGGCTTACCTTAGCTGACCCGGCAGTTCATGTGGACCGTGGGGGTCCAGATCACCGTCCTGGTAGCGGTGGTGGGTGCTTTGGCCGCTGCCCTGTTCCGGGGATGAGCGGTGCCGTTCGAGTTCACACGCCTGGAAATCCCTGAGGTCGCCCTGGCCCGTGCCGGGCCTTTCGCGGACGCGCGGGGTTTCTTCATGGAGGCATACAAGAGGTCAGAGTTCGAGGCCCACGGGATTGTGGCCCCCTTCGTGCAGGACAACTTCTCCCGCTCGGTGCGGTGCGGAAAAACCAGGGCAAATCCGAGCCCTGAACCAGCTGGGGTGAAG belongs to Armatimonadota bacterium and includes:
- a CDS encoding dTDP-4-dehydrorhamnose 3,5-epimerase family protein, with protein sequence MPFEFTRLEIPEVALARAGPFADARGFFMEAYKRSEFEAHGIVAPFVQDNFSRSVRCGKTRANPSPEPAGVKTSSVGVDSSFGPAR